Below is a genomic region from bacterium.
TGCCCATACTATACCTTTTAATAGCCTACAAGTTGAAATTTATACCTGATGTTCATTTGTTTAAAAAAGAGGATAGAAATAAAGCTTTTCCTGCAATAGCTCTATTTTATCTTATGGGACTGTTAATACTTTATAAAATTTCTGCTCCTACCATAATAATAGGTCTTGTTTTTGCTTCTACGGCATTGTTACTTGTTATCTGGTGGGTAAATGTTTTTTATAAAATAAGTATTCATATGTCTGGTTTTGCTGGTATGTTGACTGGCTTGTTCTTTGTTTTTGGCGCTAATTCTGCTCCTCTTGTCCCTCTTTTGCCACTCTCCTGCTGGGTTAGATATAGAAGCAAGGCACACAATTTTTCTGAACTAGTAACAGGAGCCTTGGCGGGTGTTATTGTGACTTTTGTGGTGCTTCATTTTCTTTTTCTTTAAGGGTTTGCTACCTAATGAGTTTTATAATAAAAAACTCAATTATAATAAGAAGAAAGGTATATAAAATTGATTGTTTTTTGAATTTTGTATCATATTTCCCTTGCCAGAAAACTGTTATAAGAGTAAAGTTTACTGTTATGTAAGTGAAGAGTAGTCCCAAGGTGCTTAAAATTTTCCAAAAGTAGAATAAAAACGAATAATTAAAGAGGAGTTTTAAAAAGAATAAAACTAATATAACAATTATTAAATAAACAAAATCTTTGAGTGAAAAATATATATTAGCAAAATAACTCTTCTCTCTTAATGAGTAGTTCAAAATCCCAAAAGCAAAACTTCCTAAAGATGCGCCTCCAAGTAAGCCAAATAAAAACTTTATATTATTTCCTAAATCTAAAATTCCTTTGAATGAAAACAGGGAATCAGTTATGAAAACAAATAGCATTAGAAGTGAAACAATTATAACGTTTTTACTAAGTCGAAGGATTCGTTTTTTTGCTGATATAATCCATAAAAAAAGGTAGGCAATAAGAAATCCAGCATATATACCTGTGCACCTTGTACATAGTGGTAAGGTTTTGTCTCCTATTTCAAAGCATCTCAAGGTTTGTTGATGACATATTAAAGAAATAAATCTATTAATAACACTATTCAGCCCCATTATATGTATACCGTTTTGTGTATGACCTTTCTTTCCCTGGCCTGTTTTTTGTAAAGAAATGGTTGATTCTTAGTATACTTGAATAAATTAAAAAGAGAACTGATTTAACTTTAGCCTGAAAGGGCGGATTTCCAAATTCTTTTATATATGAATCTCTCAATTCTTTAATATCTCTCCTCAATTCAGGAGTGGGTGAATGTAATTTTATTGCAAGTAACGCAGGGAATATAAGATGACACCAGGATGCAAAGAGAGGTGCTTTTGCCTTGATAATTTCGTTTTTACTCTTTTTACTTGCCTTATAACCATTGAGGTTGACCTCAAAAGTTCTTGAAAACGATGGTCCGTTCCTTTGATAAAGAAGGGATTGGGTTAAGTTGACATATTTTATTACATCTTCATCTTTTATGCTGGTATGTCTGTGCATTATAGAGTATAGATGGTGGTTATGCCATTTGAAATTATCGGTATATAGTTTGCCCTCTTTTTTTAATCTGTCCCATAATCTTGTTTCGGGGCAGGGCATAAGGCTTGAAATTTGTGTGTAGGTAGGTTTTAAATCAACAAAATAGTTTATATCTTCAAGAATATTGTCTTCTGTCTGAAAATCCCAGCCAATTATAAAAGAACCAACGGTCTGGATACCTGCTTCTCTTAAAGATTTAAAGGTTTCTCCTATATCTCTTCCTTTTCTTTTAGGGAGTTTAGAAAATTTTGATTCAACTCCTATCCATATAGCAGAAACGCCCATCTCAACAAGTTCTTCTATGGTATATTGGGATAAACTTCTTATACTTCCAAAACCAGCCCAACTTACTTTTTCTGGCAGAATATCTTTATCTTTCTTTATAATATCCCCAAACTCTCTTACGTAATCAGCATCTGCAAAGAAATCTTCGTCATATATCCATACGAAACTACTCTTTTCCAGAAGTTTTTTCTTAACAATTTTCCAGAGTGCCTCAGGGTCGACTATCCTTACTTTTTTGTAATCGTAGAAAGCTGATGTGCAACAAAACTCGCAAGCACCTCTACAACCTAAAGCAGATATAGCGTTATCAAAAGCAACTTTTTCTCCCATTGAATATATGTATGAGGTAGGAAAATCTTGCTTAATTTCTGCGTCTGTTGGTTCGCCAAGAATTTCTCTAACAAAACTTATTCCCTCTCCGTGACATACATAGTCAGCCATACTAAGAAGTTCTTTCTCTTCTTGAAAATCTTCTTTAAGGCAAGTAACTCCGTAACCTCCAAGAATTATTTTTGTTTTTGGAGATAACTCTTTAATTGCTTTACACATCTTATATGTAGCATCAAAGAATATAGTGTTAAAGTTTATACCGATATAGTCGTATCCTTTTTTTACTTCTTCAACAAACTCTTCAAAGGATGGATATTCAAGGGCTACGGAAGGTATTGAAACATTTTGGGCAAGAAGGTAAACAGGCATAGCAGGGTAGTAACTTTTAAGAGTGAAAAACTCTTGTCCTTTTGTTAGCCTGCTTGTGTATAAGTCCATACTATCAGTATTGTCAATCCTTGGATAAGGACCGCAAGCCATAGTAAATAAGATTTTTTTCATTCTGTGTCCTTTTTTATTTGTTACTGTAACATAATTGAGATGTTTGCTGATATATGGTATTATAAAAGCCGTTAAAAATCAAAAATTTTCTTGTTTTTGAGTGTTTTGAGGAAGGGTAGTATGGATAAAGACGAGGATTACCACATCGCAATCCCTCATAAAGTATTCTGGCTAAGACGCTCCTCGTAAGACAAGCAAAAAGCGTGGGTTAAGTTAGAGAGCCTGAAACAAGTTTAGGATGACAAAATTGGGCGTTCAAGGTGATAAAATGGAAGAGGAGAAGTCAGCAATATTAAACAAAAACAATGGTAAAGAAAAAAATAGGAATTCCTGCAAGTTTATTATATTATAAGTATTTTGCTTTCTGGAAAGCCTTTTTTGAAAGGCTTGGTTTGGAAGTGGTTGTTAGCGATGAAACTAACAGCGAAATACTTAAAGATGGAAATAGGTACGCAATAGATGAGATATGTATCCCTTTGAAACTCTATTATGGGCATATTGTCAATATTTTAAAAAAAAATGTAGACTACCTATTTACTCCAAGATATGTTTCTTTCACTGCAGATACTTATATGTGCCCCAAGTTTTTAGGCTTGCCTGATCTTATAAGAGGCACTGTGGATGGGTTGCCTCCAATTGTAGAGATGTGTGTTGATATTAGAAAGAAACCAAAGTTTTTTTCTGCTCTTGAGACTGGTAGGGCTCTTGGTAAATCTTTTAGAGAGGTAAAGTCGGCATACCAATATGCTGTGCGTAGTTACCACCGATTTTGTTCTGGAATGGAAAATGGTCTTTCATTTCAAGAGGCTCTAAAAATATCTGAAAACGATTCAAAAGATATTTTTGCAGAAAAAATGTTAGACTCAAAAGTTTCTATAGCTATAATAGGGCATGAATATAATGTTCACGACCCGTTTGTAAATATGGACTTGTTGAATAAACTTGAAAAGATGAATGTTAAAACTGTTGTTATGGAAAATCTTCCTTCTCATATATTCAAAGGTGAGACAACAATAAATGAATCACTTAAAAATTATTGGGGTAACGAGGAAGAAATTCTGTCTGCTTTGAACTACTTGTTTGAAGAAAAATTTGTTGATGGAATTGTTTTTCTGTGCAGTTTTTGTTGTGGACCAGACTCTTTAATAGATGAAATTGTAACAAGAAATGCAAAATCAGTAGATATGCCATATATATGTGTGGTGATAGATGAGCATTCTGGGCAAGCCGGGTTAATAACCCGTATTGAATCTTTCGTAGAGATGGTTGCTTTCAAGAAACAGAGGGAGAAAATAGGATAATGGTTGTATCTTTTCCACATATGGGTAACGGTTGGCCTGCTTTTAAATCTTTATGCGAGAATATGGGTGCAGAGGTTTATGTTCCTAAAGAAAGCAATGTAAAACAACTTGAATTAGGGTTAAAAAACTCTCCAGAATGGGTATGTTTTCCTTTTAAGGTAACCCTTTCTAATATGATTGACGCTCTTGAATCAGGGGTAAAGACCATAGTTATGGCAACAGATTGCGGTCCTTGCAGATTTGGGTTTTATTATGCCGTCCAAGAACGTATTTTAAGGGATATGGGTTATAATTTTGAAATGATACATCTGCCTCAGGGAGATCTTTTAACTTTTGAGTGGGTAGATTTTCTTAAATCTATATGTGAGGATAAAAAACTTGCTTCTTTCAAAAATATATCTAAAACTGTAAGAGTTTTTCTTATGAAGTTGTATCTAATAAAACTTGCAGAAGAATGTGAAGGTGCCACAAGATGTTATGAGATAAATAAAGGTGAAACAACAAAAGTGTTGAAAAAGTGTTTGTTGTTAATAGATACTGCTGTAAAATATGCTGAACTTAAAAGGTTAAAGCGACAAATACCTACTCTCTTTTCTGATATAAAAACGGATAAGAAGAGAAGTGTTGTGTCGGTTAAAATGACTGGTGAAAATTTTGTTGCTGTAGATGAGTTTTCTAACCAGAATATTAAAAGAAAACTTGGTGAACTTGGATGTAAGGTGTATATGGGTACAAGTTTGTATGATTGGGTTAAACATAAATTCCACTTAAATTTTCATAGGAAATACCTTGAATACCTTAATAAGAAAAATAGATCAAAAGGCGGGCTGCAGATGGATATAGGTGGGGAGGCGATATGGGTTTTGGGGGATTATATTTCCAGTTCTCAAGAAGATAAGTTTGATGGTTTTGTTCACATATATCCATTTACTTGTATGCCTGAAATTACAGCTAAAGCTATAATAACAAAATGGTATGGTGATGGTGATTTTAATTTACCACCTTTCTTTTTTAGTTTTGATGAACACTCAGGGGAGGCAGGGTTGATTACGCGTCTTGAGGCATACGTTGATTTACTTAAAAAACGTTCTTTGAGAGATATTGTTAAGAAATAAAAATATTTATAATGGGAGAAAGAAAGAAGATGTCACAGAGTACTGAAAAAATAGACCTAAAAAATGTTACAAATAATATGTTTTTAGGCATTGATGTTGGTAGTGTTTCTACCAAATTTGCTGTTGTAAACGAAGATATGAAATTGGTTTATGCTACCTGGGCAAGAACTCAAGGGTCCCCTATAAAATCTGTCCAAGAAGGATTTGCTAATTTAAGGAAGGTTTTTGGAGAGAGCGGTTCCAGTATTAAAGCTGTTGGTACTACGGGTTCTGCAAGGTATCTTATAAAGTCGCTTGTGAAAGCGGATCTTGCTAAAACAGAGATAATATCTCATGCTGTTGCCTCTTCTTATTATGTTCCTCAGGTAAGAACTATACTTGAGATTGGCGGGCAGGATAGTAAATTGATACTAATGCAGGATGGGATAATAACCGACTTTACTATGAACTCAATTTGTGCTGCTGGTACTGGCTCTTTTCTTGACCATCAAGCACATAGGTTGGGGATACCTATTGAGGAGTTTGGGGATTATGCTGCTAAATCAACTGTGGATGTTGCTATAGCAGGTAGGTGTACTGTTTTTGCTGAATCGGATATGGTTCATAAACAACAGATGGGATATCCCAAAGAAGATATTATTAACGGTTTATGTGAGGCACTGGTTAGGAACTATCTTAACAATCTTTGTAAAGGTAAAACCTTATTGCCACCTTTTGTTTTTCAAGGAGGTGTTGCAGCAAATTCAGGTATTAGAAAAAGTTTTGAGAAATCTCTCGGCTGTGAAGTTATTGTTCCAGAATATTTTCTTACTATGGGCGCCATTGGTGCGGCATTGCTTGCAAGAACACATATTGAAGAGAATAACTTAAAAACTATTTTTTGTGGATTTTCTGTTAGCGATGAAAAATTTGTGACAGCAGGGTTCAACTGTTCAGGATGCCCCAATAAATGTGAGATTACTTGCGTAAATAAAGAAAAAGGGGAACTTGTAGCTAGATGGGGAGATAGGTGCGGCAAATGGACAATATAAGAGTTACACCTGTTTTTATAGTAAAAAAATATTTTTTTGTTATAAGAAGAAGGTTCTTCTACAAAAAACGGTTTAGAGTTTCTGAAGTTGTTCTTTTTTTCCCTGATAACCTTTGGAGGGTTATCCCTAAAAAAAGAATAAAAAAGGTCTACTATTTTTTTGATAAACTTATTGATAGATTACTCTGGCTTTAATTGTTGCTTCTTTGTTTTGCCCTCTACCCATTCCGTCTTTGCGAGGGACTTGATCCGCAATCTCGTTTTTACTACTGATAACAAAGTGTGCGGGCTTATCCCGAGTACCCCCGAGGGATAGAAGGCAAAAGAGGAGATTCTTTGAGAAAAAATTTAAATTTATGGTATAATTGTCTGCCGCTTGAAAAATATAAATATTCAAAAGGTAGGTTTAACAATTGAGGAGGCAAATGCTAAAAAAAGTAAAAGGTCTTTTAATTTTTGGTCTAATATTTTTGTATAGTGTTGTAGGTAGTACGGCAGTTTTAAGTAGGGTTAGCAATATAGGTAATTCTTCTGGTCAGCCCGATGGTCTTGCTCCGGGAGGGGATAGAGAAAATAGTTATGCTTGGTGTATGGATGTTTTATCACAACCAGACGGGGAATATCTATATGTGGGATGTAATAGAAATTTGATATATAACGTTTTGAGTATTGCGGGATTTACCCAAGGGCAGATAGAAGAGTTGTTTCAGGGAGATATAGGTGTTGCTACTGATAATCAGGGCAGAGTTTTTAGGTATAAGTTGGATGGAACAAAAGAGTGGGAAGAAGTGTATAGAGGCGCAAGTGCATATAGAGGAGCAAAAACTTATACAGACTCTGAAGGTGAGACAGCACTATATATGGTTACAACCTATATGGGTTCTGGGATAACTCCTGGAGGTAAGGTTCTTAAATTTCCTTCCGAATTTAATCCAGAAACAGATGTACCTACTGTGGTTATGAGGTTGAACGAGATGGATGCTCTTGGAGAAGGTCCTTTAAGAGCAATAGCAGTTCATAATGATAATCTTGTAATAGGTACTTTTACAAACAATATTTATATGACCAACCTACCAGAAGAGCAAGGCGAAGGTGATGATACATCTCTTGAAGGTTGGACACAGGTCGCTTCTAAAAAAGATTTTTCTGACGATGAAAATTTTTCTGCAGCCAATATTTTATGGCAGGTTTTAAGTTTTAATAATTATTTG
It encodes:
- a CDS encoding acyl-CoA dehydratase activase, yielding MSQSTEKIDLKNVTNNMFLGIDVGSVSTKFAVVNEDMKLVYATWARTQGSPIKSVQEGFANLRKVFGESGSSIKAVGTTGSARYLIKSLVKADLAKTEIISHAVASSYYVPQVRTILEIGGQDSKLILMQDGIITDFTMNSICAAGTGSFLDHQAHRLGIPIEEFGDYAAKSTVDVAIAGRCTVFAESDMVHKQQMGYPKEDIINGLCEALVRNYLNNLCKGKTLLPPFVFQGGVAANSGIRKSFEKSLGCEVIVPEYFLTMGAIGAALLARTHIEENNLKTIFCGFSVSDEKFVTAGFNCSGCPNKCEITCVNKEKGELVARWGDRCGKWTI
- a CDS encoding radical SAM protein, translating into MKKILFTMACGPYPRIDNTDSMDLYTSRLTKGQEFFTLKSYYPAMPVYLLAQNVSIPSVALEYPSFEEFVEEVKKGYDYIGINFNTIFFDATYKMCKAIKELSPKTKIILGGYGVTCLKEDFQEEKELLSMADYVCHGEGISFVREILGEPTDAEIKQDFPTSYIYSMGEKVAFDNAISALGCRGACEFCCTSAFYDYKKVRIVDPEALWKIVKKKLLEKSSFVWIYDEDFFADADYVREFGDIIKKDKDILPEKVSWAGFGSIRSLSQYTIEELVEMGVSAIWIGVESKFSKLPKRKGRDIGETFKSLREAGIQTVGSFIIGWDFQTEDNILEDINYFVDLKPTYTQISSLMPCPETRLWDRLKKEGKLYTDNFKWHNHHLYSIMHRHTSIKDEDVIKYVNLTQSLLYQRNGPSFSRTFEVNLNGYKASKKSKNEIIKAKAPLFASWCHLIFPALLAIKLHSPTPELRRDIKELRDSYIKEFGNPPFQAKVKSVLFLIYSSILRINHFFTKNRPGKERSYTKRYTYNGAE
- a CDS encoding acyl-CoA dehydratase activase-related protein gives rise to the protein MVKKKIGIPASLLYYKYFAFWKAFFERLGLEVVVSDETNSEILKDGNRYAIDEICIPLKLYYGHIVNILKKNVDYLFTPRYVSFTADTYMCPKFLGLPDLIRGTVDGLPPIVEMCVDIRKKPKFFSALETGRALGKSFREVKSAYQYAVRSYHRFCSGMENGLSFQEALKISENDSKDIFAEKMLDSKVSIAIIGHEYNVHDPFVNMDLLNKLEKMNVKTVVMENLPSHIFKGETTINESLKNYWGNEEEILSALNYLFEEKFVDGIVFLCSFCCGPDSLIDEIVTRNAKSVDMPYICVVIDEHSGQAGLITRIESFVEMVAFKKQREKIG
- a CDS encoding DUF2085 domain-containing protein gives rise to the protein MGLNSVINRFISLICHQQTLRCFEIGDKTLPLCTRCTGIYAGFLIAYLFLWIISAKKRILRLSKNVIIVSLLMLFVFITDSLFSFKGILDLGNNIKFLFGLLGGASLGSFAFGILNYSLREKSYFANIYFSLKDFVYLIIVILVLFFLKLLFNYSFLFYFWKILSTLGLLFTYITVNFTLITVFWQGKYDTKFKKQSILYTFLLIIIEFFIIKLIR